GACTCGTGCTGGATCTCCTGGAGTTCGCGCAGCGTCTTCGCGCGGGCCGCGGGGTCCTTGGTCGCCATGGCCTTGCGGTACGCGGCGTCGAACTCGGTGTTCTTCCAGCCCGCCTCGTTCTGCGCGGAGTCGGAGACCATGGTCTTGCTCGCGAAGAAGACCACGGAGTCGTTGGTGCCCCAGTAGGTCGTGTACAGGTCGCCCTTGAGCCAGGTCTTGTCCCAGAAGGTGGCGGACTCCTGCTTGACCACCTTCACCTTGACGCCCGCCTCGCGGACCTGCGAGGCGAACAGGGTGGCCGCCTCGGCGAGGCCCGGCACGTCCTCGGTGGTGAGCAGCCGGTAGGTCTTCGACAGGTCGAAGTCGGCTTCCTTCAGCAGCTTCTTGGCCTTCACCAGGTCGCGTGCGCGCTGTGGGACGTCCTTGACGTAGGCGGGGTCGCCGGTGCCGAGGATGTCGTTGGCGACCGTGCCGTAGCCGGACAGCACCTGCTTGACCATCGCCTCGCGGTCCACCGCCAGGCGCAGCGCCTCCCGGACCTTCGCGTCCGCGAACGGTCCGTCGGCGGTACGCATCACGATCGGCATCGCCATGTCGTTGGGGCGCCGCACGACCTGGATGTCGCCGCGCTTCTCGGCCGTACGGGCCGCCACCGAGCCGACGTTGGAGGCCACGTCGATCTGGCCGCCGAGCAGCGCGTTGGCCATCGCCTGCGGGTTCTCGAAGATCTTGACCTCGATGGCGTCGAGGTGGACCTCGCCGCCGTACCAGTCCTCGTTGCGGACCAGCCGGGCGTTGCCGGAGCGGAACCAGTCCAGCTTGAACGGGCCGGTGCCGGGTGCCTTGCCGACCTCGGAGTCCTTGGTGTCCTTCTTGAGGACGAAGGTCGTCAGACGGGTGAGCTGGGGCAGTTCGGCGTTGGGGTAGTCCGAGACCAGGACGACCGTGCCGGTGCCCTCGGCCTTGATGTTCTCCGCCTTGATGCCGGGCAGCCGGGAGGCGCCGGAGGGGGTGCCGCGCAGTCGCTTCAGGGACCAGACAACGTCCTCGGCGGTGACCGGTGAGCCGTCGTGGAACTTCGCGCCCTTGGCGATCGTGAACCGCCAGGTCTTCAGATCGTCCGAGGACTTCCAGGAAGTGGCAAGCCGGGGAACGGTGTTGGGCTTGGTGCCGGGGACGGTGAGGGTGTCGTGGACCAGCGAGATGATCAGGTAGTCGCTCTCGTTGGCCTGGGTGCTGTGCGGGTCGCGGGTGATGGCCGAGGCGCGGCCGAGCGCGCCGACCCTCAGTGTGCCGCCGCGACGGGGCTTCTCGTTCTTGCCCGGCTTGGCGGAGGTGTCGTCCCCGCCGCCGCAGGCGGCGAGGAACGTGGCCGCGCCTATTCCGCCACCGGCCCACAGGACTTGGCGTCTGTTCAGGTTCACGTACGACCGACCTCGATCCACTCCATACGACAGTTTGCTTAGGCGTGCCTATCCTAAGATTCGGCCATGCGCAA
This is a stretch of genomic DNA from Streptomyces sp. NA04227. It encodes these proteins:
- a CDS encoding ABC transporter substrate-binding protein, producing MNLNRRQVLWAGGGIGAATFLAACGGGDDTSAKPGKNEKPRRGGTLRVGALGRASAITRDPHSTQANESDYLIISLVHDTLTVPGTKPNTVPRLATSWKSSDDLKTWRFTIAKGAKFHDGSPVTAEDVVWSLKRLRGTPSGASRLPGIKAENIKAEGTGTVVLVSDYPNAELPQLTRLTTFVLKKDTKDSEVGKAPGTGPFKLDWFRSGNARLVRNEDWYGGEVHLDAIEVKIFENPQAMANALLGGQIDVASNVGSVAARTAEKRGDIQVVRRPNDMAMPIVMRTADGPFADAKVREALRLAVDREAMVKQVLSGYGTVANDILGTGDPAYVKDVPQRARDLVKAKKLLKEADFDLSKTYRLLTTEDVPGLAEAATLFASQVREAGVKVKVVKQESATFWDKTWLKGDLYTTYWGTNDSVVFFASKTMVSDSAQNEAGWKNTEFDAAYRKAMATKDPAARAKTLRELQEIQHESSGYLLWGMADGIDLAGPPVRGLPTLPGYGRVQLEQAWLAR